Part of the Caretta caretta isolate rCarCar2 chromosome 7, rCarCar1.hap1, whole genome shotgun sequence genome is shown below.
GAGCAGCAGCTAAGAAgggcctggggaggggtggggaggaagggaaaagggaaaTGCTAACATCAAGTATACTCATCATCAGTGCTTCTGGAGGTGTGTGGATTAATGGTATTAACACAGGAGGAGGAGTTGGAAACTTCTGAGTTCTGGTTAAATTGGGCAAGTAGCTTAAACTTATGGGATGCTCCACTCATTGCTAGGCTGGCGCCTCTGCCTGGCCACCCTGTCGATTAGCTCGCAAGGTCTATGCCCCTTCCTATGGTTGCATAtcctcactctgtctctctctctggtccgCAGCAACTCTCTTGCTCCAGGAACCACACCgtcctcttcatgacttggcctTCTGGCCAGGTCATTCAATGAGCCCCCTTTTCAGGGTGTAGTCCTTCAAAGTCAGTCACTCCCACAGTGACCCAGGCAGTCTTCCAGTTCActgccccaccagtgccacttccccagtggcagaTTGCGGAGCTTGGGCCTGCCCTCtagtctgggttccagcccagggaccctacaacatgCTGCCAAGGTCTGTACAGTCCTCAACCTTGCTGCttactccctgggctacttcctaccccagCACTCCTCTCTCTCTGGGGTTTGCTGGCCTTTCTActctctcctcccagggagtaaccgTGGGCTACTTGTCTCTATAGCTCCCAAACACACCTCTCTTCTCTCAGGGAATGACTGTAGACTACCTCACTGCAACCTCCTTCCTGCTATCCGctccctggctttatagaagcctCGCCTTTTCCCACACAGGGGAGCTTCCCCTAATTAGGActttcctctcagccttcagccTAATAGGTTAATTGGCCCTTCTGGTCTCCATTAACCCCCATTAGCCCCTTCAgagtgaacaccccatcacactcactACCTCCATTAACCCTAATCCCTTCAGAGTGAGCACCCCATCACACTCactacctcagttttcccatctttaaaatgggcatGAGGATTAATGAGTTAATGCTTGCAAAGCATTCTGAAGATATAACACCTATTGAAAGATGTAATTTCCTGCATGCTATTCTCCTCAAAATGTATACACAAGGGTTTGCTGGAAGAGCCACCAAGCTGGCTATGCCCAAGTCATCACTCGGACAGCTATTTAGTTGCCTGCATGAGATGGTAGTCTTAGGACAATTTCAGGAAGTTGGTGAGACAGTGTGGGGAAAGCTCTCACTGATGCTGTTTGTTCTGCTGATAGTTCACTTGAGGCAATCAAGTATCTTGCAAGAGCAATAGTGAATGCTGAATGTTACTGAAATTTACATGCATGTATTGGGTGGACTTCTGAGAAGCTTCCATTGTCACTGAAACTGGGAAGCACAATGAGACAACTGTAGCCATGGACCCATATACACTGCAGTTGTAGCCAAGTCAAGGGACCAGGTTACAACACACTCCCAGTTTTTAATGTAGATGGGATCACAACTATATTGCACAAGGAAATAAAATCCTTGGGCATGTCCAAGGCATTAGCACAGCTCAAGGACAGCCCAGCCCATCTAGGCTACACAATGGAACCATATTGTAACCACACTGGGGACAGATATATGATGACTCAGTTGTGCTCCTAGTGTAGATGAGGCATAAGATAGAAAGAGCTATGCTCTTCTTAGAGGGCCTGAGGTATCCCCAAAAAATcacttaaattattatttattactattagtTTGGTTTCTGGTATGTAGTTTTATTTGTTGTCAATGTGTATTGCTAGTAGATACATTTAATAAGTGCAATGATTCTGAAGACCAAATCTTCATGAGATCATTCCTAGACATTTAAAAAGTGACTTAAAGATATTTTGGATCTATTCACTGATCAACAGCCTCTTGTTTGTCGTAGCTGAATGTCCAAATTTCGCAGCTGTTTCAGAAACCCTCGATTGGGTGAAATCCATCGATGTTTCTTCACTGCTTTGATGGCTTTGACTAACGGGAGGTGATGATTTATCATGAGGTATGCCAACACCAAAGAAGCTGACCTGCTTATTCCAACCGCACAGTGCACCAAAATTTTAGCTGGTAAGAGAAAATGAAAGCAAGTTATGGCCATGGAAGATCAGCAATATGTCAGATTAAGTTTAAATTAAAGGGGAGAAAAAATCCCCGAGGCTCTGAACAGAGTAGTTAGGTTAACAAGTTTGATTTTTAACCCTGGTATATACATCATATGAACTGCTAATAAGCTGGAGTCCTGCTCACAAAAGTAATAATTATTCATACTTGATATCTCTTTTtgataagattacaagtttggttgataaaggtaatagtgttgatgtaatatacttagatttctgcaaggtgtttgacttggtatcacatggcattttgatttaaaaaaacccaagaatgatataaaattaacctggcacccattaaatggattaaaactggctTCTGCTagctctcaaaatgtaattgtaagtgGGGAATTGTCACTGTGTGGGTGTGTtttcagtggggtcccacaggcatCTGTTGTTTGCCAtattgctatttaacattttttatccatgacctggaagaaaacataaaatcatcactgataaagtttgcagattacacaaaaattggagtagtaaataatgaagaggacaggtcactgatttagaGCGATCTTGATCGCTTGGTAAATTGGGACTTAAGCAAACAGCATGCATTTtattatggctaaatgtaaatatatacatctaggaacaaagaatgtaggccatgcttacTTGAAATCAATGGTGGTTACCCCTATAAATAAGGGTAGTAGGATTGGGCCTGGATGGGTGgagaaaacacaaattaaactaTAAGATAAATAAGAGGTTTAttgccaccagctgaggatcttcccTTTGTGGGCTGTTGTTAATTGTTGTTCTGTTGCGGTAGGGCCTAGGGACACAGCCCATttattctaggcactgtacaaagaggTTATTCACTAGATTTTGTACAATGCATTGAAAGTTTCTGTAGTGTGGAGTGTTATCCTtcatggcccaatcctgcagcccttagtCATGCTGGAGAATTTCTTAGCAATGAATGAGAGTTCTCACAGGAGTAAGGGCTATCGGATAAGGCTGTCTGTCTTTTTACACATttgtgttgatttaaaaatgcatttttacaaTATATCAGAGCACACTGAGACAACAGACCAGCTAAGGCTGAATGCAAGCATGActagtaaaaataaataagcaaaacaCAGGGGCAGCACACAATGcataatcaacctgtggaacttattgtcaggggatgttgtgaaggccaaaactataaccagattaaaaaaagaactagataagttcatagaggataaatccatcaatggctattagccaagatagtcagggatgcaaccccatggtctgggtgtccctagcctctgactgccacaagctgggagtggacaacagggaatAGATCGCTctatgattgcctgttctgttcattccctctgaagaacctggcatttgccactgtctgaagccaggatactgggatagatggaccattggtctgacccactatggctgttcttatcccTCTTGGACCATGTCTATGAGCTTTTCATACAGAAAATGAATACATCAGGCcaaaacaccagtcagggatggtccagacaatatttagtcctgccatgagtgcaggggactgaactagatgacctctcaaggtccttcctgtcctaggattctatgaaatcaCATTACAGAATAATAGATTTAAAACAGGGCTACCTTTTTAAATGTCGTTTAGCTATGCATCCTTATACTTTCCCCCTCTTTTCCTctttcttgtcctaccctcataTGTTCTTTCTATATCCTGTAGCATTGCTTCTTTGCTCTCATCAGGATTCATGGTGTCAGTAAttcatatacattttaaatattcatttttccTCTTCTAGATTCATCTTTTCTTCCCAGCTATTTTCACcttgatttttctctcctttcttttctaTCCCAATCTCTCCTTGCTCTTCCTATTGTAAGTTTggtctttttttctcccctccactTCTCTGCATCCTCCCTTGATTCTTTTGAGatactggggctgggaaggaagaggTGCTAAGCACCGGTTGCATTCACGCTCCAAAGAGTGGGTAGTGAGTGCTCCAGAGAGTGAGCAGGTGACCATGAGTTAGTGGGTATCACCCTCCACATGTGGTTGAGTTGACCAAACTTGTGGGACCAACCAGGCAGAATAGCATGTAATCTAAAAGCAAACTGAATGGCAATGATTTCATACCTCCTGGTGTGTTCAAGGCTTTATGTATAAACTCTGCTGCAGAGAAAAAGTATTGGCTTATGTCGAAGTCTGGAAGGTCATAGGCTGGTACGCCATAGTAATCAATGGTAGTGCCATAAAAGTCTTGGCCTCCTTGGCATAACATTGTGCCATGGGCAGCATTTAAAACATGGGTAATGCCCATCTTCCATAAACCAAATCTGTTGTGAGCTGTAACTCTAAGGAAAAGACAAACATAAACAAGTAAA
Proteins encoded:
- the LOC125640144 gene encoding dual specificity protein phosphatase 13A-like, with the protein product MTMAEGDVLLAKDPIGSETCTAEVPTIKDIEQLLNTGQSSCNHTDEVWPNLFLGDLVTAHNRFGLWKMGITHVLNAAHGTMLCQGGQDFYGTTIDYYGVPAYDLPDFDISQYFFSAAEFIHKALNTPGAKILVHCAVGISRSASLVLAYLMINHHLPLVKAIKAVKKHRWISPNRGFLKQLRNLDIQLRQTRGC